Proteins found in one Oncorhynchus mykiss isolate Arlee chromosome 3, USDA_OmykA_1.1, whole genome shotgun sequence genomic segment:
- the LOC110520431 gene encoding F-box-like/WD repeat-containing protein TBL1X: MSITSDEVNFLVYRYLQESGFSHSAFTFGIESHISQSNINGTLVPPAALISILQKGLQYVEAEISINEDGTVFDGRPIESLSLIDAVMPDVVQTRQQAFRDKLAQQQAACAMAITAASNQPNAPKNGEAIVNGEENGTHTMYNHIEPMEMDVDVEIPASKATVLRGHESEVFICAWNPVSDLLASGSGDSTARIWNLNENSNSSSTQLVLRHCIREGDQDVPSNKDVTSLDWNSDGTLLATGSYDGFARIWTKDGNLASTLGQHKGPIFALKWNKKGNSILSAGVDKTTIIWDAHTGEAKQQFPFHSAPALDVDWQNNTTFASCSTDMCIHVCRMGSDRPLKTFQGHTNEVNAIKWDPSGMLLASCSDDMTLKIWSMKQDSWVHDLQAHSKEIYTIKWSPTGPGTSNPNFNIMLASASFDSTVRLWDVERGVCIHTLTKHQEPVYSVAFSPDGKHLASGSFDKCVHIWNTMSGALVHSYRGTGGIFEVCWNSTGDKVGASASDGSVCVLELRK; the protein is encoded by the exons ATGAGTATAACCAGTGATGAAGTGAACTTCTTGGTATACAGATATCTTCAGGAGTCAG GTTTCTCCCACTCAGCGTTCACCTTTGGCATTGAGAGCCACATCAGCCAGTCCAACATCAATGGAACACTAGTGCCCCCTGCTGCCCTCATCTCTATCCTGCAGAAAGGCCTCCAGTATGTGGAGGCAGAGATCAGCATCAACGAG GATGGCACGGTGTTTGATGGGCGGCCCATTGAGTCTCTGTCACTCATCGACGCGGTGATGCCAGATGTGGTGCAGACGCGGCAGCAGGCCTTCCGCGACAAGCTAGCCCAGCAACAGGCGGCCTGCGCCATGGCAATCACCGCCGCAAGCAACCAACCCAATGCACCAAAGAACGGAGAGGCCATTGTAAACGGAGAGGAGAATGGCACACACACCATGT ATAACCACATTGAGCCCATGGAGATGGATGTGGACGTGGAGATCCCAGCCAGCAAGGCCACGGTCCTCCGAGGCCACGAGTCAGAGGTGTTCATCTGTGCCTGGAACCCTGTCAGCGACCTGCTGGCCTCAGG gtcggGAGACTCGACAGCCCGGATCTGGAACCTGAAtgagaacagtaacagtagttcCACCCAGCTGGTGCTCAGACACTGCATCAGGGAGGGAGACCAGGACGTCCCCAGCAACAAAGATGTCACCTCACTAGACTGGAAT AGCGACGGGACACTCTTAGCAACAGGATCTTATGATGGATTTGCAAGGATATGGACAAAAGATG GTAATCTGGCTAGCACCTTGGGGCAACATAAAGGTCCCATATTTGCACTGAAGTGGAACAAGAAAGGAAACTCTATCCTCAGTGCTGGTGTAGATaag ACAACaatcatttgggacgcacacacaGGAGAGGCCAAGCAGCAGTTCCCCTTCCACTCAG CTCCAGCCCTGGACGTGGACTGGCAGAACAACACAACGTTTGCCTCCTGCAGCACAGACATGTGCATCCACGTGTGTCGAATGGGCAGCGACCGGCCGCTCAAAACCTTCCAAGGCCACACG AATGAAGTCAATGCTATCAAGTGGGACCCGTCAGGGATGTTACTAGCCTCCTGCTCTGATGACATGACTTTAAAG ATCTGGAGTATGAAGCAGGACTCGTGGGTCCATGACCTCCAGGCCCACAGTAAGGAGATCTACACTATCAAGTGGAGCCCTACCGGCCCCGGCACTAGCAACCCCAACTTCAACATCATGCTGGCTAG TGCCTCGTTTGACTCGACGGTGCGTCTGTGGGACGTGGAGCGAGGTGTGTGTATCCACACCCTCACCAAACACCAGGAGCCTGTTTACAGTGTGGCCTTCAGCCCCGACGGGAAGCACCTGGCCAGCGGCTCCTTCGACAAGTGTGTACACATCTGGAACACCATG tCTGGAGCCTTGGTGCATAGCTACAGGGGGACTGGAGGGATTTTTGAGGTGTGCTGGAACAGCACAGGAGACAAAGTTGGTGCTAGCGCTTCAGATGGATCG GTATGTGTTCTCGAGCTCCGAAAATAG